From Ignisphaera aggregans DSM 17230, the proteins below share one genomic window:
- a CDS encoding conserved hypothetical protein (InterPro IPR001080~KEGG: mem:Memar_1503 hypothetical protein~SPTR: A3CVN2 Putative uncharacterized protein), with amino-acid sequence MAQVKVNKETCIACGVCWALVPDVFELDPATGKTRIRDPYRKSDTETESVGEIPDNLVEPSKNAAASCPTGSIVVE; translated from the coding sequence ATGGCACAAGTTAAGGTAAATAAGGAGACCTGTATAGCCTGTGGAGTATGTTGGGCACTAGTACCAGATGTATTTGAGCTAGATCCAGCAACAGGAAAGACAAGAATAAGAGATCCCTATAGAAAGTCAGATACAGAAACAGAGAGTGTTGGAGAAATACCTGACAACCTTGTAGAACCATCAAAGAATGCGGCAGCCTCATGTCCAACAGGATCTATAGTAGTTGAATAG